A region of the Pseudoprevotella muciniphila genome:
ATTTATCGGTCTAAAGTAGCGTCGCTAACTTCGCTAACTTCTTTAACTACGATAACTTCAGAAAGTAGAGTTGTTTTTTTTGTTAGTCCCCGTCATAGTCTTTCCGGCGTCCACCGGTAAATTTCCGTCCTCCGCCTTTATGTCCGGCTCCTCCTTTGCCAAACGGCTTGTTGCGCCGTTCTCTCTTTTCACCGCTGAAACCACCGGCGCGCTCGTCTTTCTGCTTTTCCTCGTGGCGGGCACGCCCTCTGCGGAAGCGTTCGAAGTCGTTGTGCCGGTTGCGCAGTTTTAGGAAGTCGGGGTTAGCATCCACAAAGTCCTGGTCAACGTAGTCGCGCCCTTCGTCTTCAAAGCGTTGCTTGAACGATTCTCTGTTCTGACGGAAACGCTTCTTTTCTGCCATCTTTTCACGTTCCTCGGCAGTCTTCACATCGCCGCCTTTTGCACGGAAGTCGTTGAACTTGCCTTCGAACATTTGGTATTTCCGGAATTCGCAGTCGAGTTTGCCGTTGAAGAGTGGAATCTTTATGCTCGGTTTCAGACCTATCTGGTCGAAGCATTCCTCACGGCTGCTGATGATCCACGCCTCGCCGCCTCCGAACTCGTGTTTCAGGCGTTCGCCGATGATCTTGTACAAACCGAGAGTGTCCTGCGACACGAGGCGCTCGCCGTAGGGCGGATTGGTGATGATGACTGCCTTCTCCTCAGGCTTCACAAACTTCCTGAAGTCGCGTTGCTGCAATTCGATGATGTCTGCCACTCCGGCGCTCTTGCAGTTCTTTGCAGCCACTTCAAGATTGGGGTTGTTGATGTCGTAGCCGTAGAGTTTGTGCTGGAATTCCCGCTCGTTGCTGTCGTCGTTGTAGATGTTCTGAAGCAATTCGGGGTCGAAGTCCTTCCAGTTTTCAAAAGCGAACTTTTTGCGGAAGATGCCCGGATAGATGTTGCGTGCCATCAGGGCAGCCTCAATAAGTATGGTGCCCGACCCGCAGAAAGGATCGATAAGGTCGCAGTCGTATTGCCAGCCGCTGAGTTTGATGAGCGCCGCAGCCAGCACCTCGTTGATGGGTGCTTCCACTGTTGCTACACGATATCCGCGTTGGTGCAGGCTCTCACCGCTGGCATCGAGCGAGAGGGAGCAGTCGTTGTCGGTGATGTGGATGTTGAGGCGCAGTTCGGGGTTCGAAATGCTGATGTTGGGCCGTTTTCCTGTTTTCTCGCGGAAATAGTCCACTATGGCATCCTTCACCTTGTATGCCACAAACTTAGAATGACGGAACTCGTTGCTGTTTACCACGCTGTCAACGGAGAACGACGTGGTGAGGTCCATAATGTCGCTCCATTCCACCTTACGCACGGCATCGTACACATCGTCGGCTGTCTTTGCATTGAAGTGGAGGATGGGTTTAAGAACACGCACAGCCGTGCGCAAGCAGAAATTCGCACGGTAGAGCATCTCTTTGTCGCCTGTGAATGTGACCATGCGGTGGCCCTTGCTGATGTTTTCCGCACCGAGTTCCTCGAGTTCTCCAGCCAACACATCCTCTATGCCTTGGAATGTCTTGGCTATGATTTCAAATTTTTCCATTTCTTGTAGTAGTGGCAATGGCTGCCCAAAGTGGTTATTTCAAATGATTTGCAAAGATACGACGTAGTTCAAGAAACGGCAAATAACAAGATGAGTTTTATTTTTTTTTATAAAAAAACAATATGTTTTGCAGGAAACGCTTAACTTTGCGAGAGAAAGAAAAAGGTTGTCTAATAAAAGCCTGGCGCAGGTGCATGAGAGTTTGCTGATTCAGCATATACAGACCCTCCGATGCAAATGTCGCCGGGAATGCAATGAAAAAACAGAAGACTATGGCTAAATCAGCGAATTTCAATGTAGAAGAAATGCTGCCCCTTGGCACGGAAATCAATCATGGTAAATACCGTATCGACAGTTACCTGTCGCAAAGCCGTTATTCCAATACATACATAGCCACACGCCTCGACGAAACGAAGGAAAAAGTGGTGATAAAGGAATTTTATGTCAGTGGCATTACCGGCAGGGCAGGCAACAATATAACTGTGGGAGTGTATGACGCGAAGTATCAGGATTATTTTCAGTATCAGCGCGAGCGCTTCAAGATAGGTGCGGGCAGGATAAAGAGTCTGGCAAATCCTGCCATCGTCAAGATTCTGGACTGTTTTGAGGACGAGGGCACCGCCTATTATGTGATGCGCATGATAGAAGGCGAAACGCTGTCGAAGAGGATGAAGCGTCTTGGCAAGCCTTTCTCCGTGAATGCCATGAGCCGTTATCTCGACTCCCTGTCAACAGCATTGGAAGACATACATGGCCACAAACTGGTGCATCTGAACATCAATCCCGACAACGTCATCATCGACGGTTCAGACCATGCCGTACTGATAGGCTTCAATCCGGGGCGAGACATAAGTAACGAACTGACTCCCGGTCAGATACCCGAAGAACTCCCCAAAAACGACAATGGCTCTTATTCGCCTTTGGAACAAATCAATGGCGACAATGAGAAAATAGGTGCCAAGACCGATATTTACGGCCTCGGCATGTTGCTCTACAACTGCCTCACCGGTAAGGTACCTCCTACGGCAGACGAAATAGCCGACCCCAACGCCATGAAATACGATGAGCGCGTTACGCCACAGATGCAGCACCTTATCGCCAGAATGACCAATCCCAACTGGGAGAATCGCATGGCAAGCATAGAGGATGTGCTGAGATACCTCGGCACGGAAATTACTTATACCGGAGGTGGCAATGACAACGGTGGTTCGCGCAGAGGGGCACAGATAGTCTTCATCCTTTTCGTTTTGGCAGTTCTGGGTGCCATTGTGTTCGGCATCGTGCGCATGTGCTCTTCAGATTCAGATGAAGATAACATTGTTATCATGGACGGTGGCACACCGGAACAGGTGCACGACATACAGAAAAATGCTGAAGAGAAAAAGGATACCGTGGATGCTAATAAAACCGAAGCAGGGCAAAAGGAAGAAGTGAAAAAAGAGGAAGAAAAACCCGCACCTGAAGCCACAGAGCAGAAGACGGAGGAGGCGAAGCAACCTGAACAGCAACCCGCTCCTGCGCTTTCAGGCGAAACGGAATACCTCAAGAAGAACGACGTATGGTCATCTTCAACAAATGCCAACAGCAAATCGCTCGTATCAGCCATACAGAAGGGCGAAGCCGACGGCATACTCAACCATCCTTATTCTAAACTCAACGACAAGACCCGTCAGAACGGCTATTGGCTGCAAATCGTGGACAGGGTGAAGGAGATGAAGGCACAAGGACGCGATGCCGAACTCAAAGCCGCACTTCAGTCGGTATATAAAGACCCCCTGAACCTGAGAGAAGTCAACGACAAACTCGCACGCATGAAAAAATAGAATTCTGCGTAACGACGTAACAATAAGAAAAACAAATAAGTGCCGCAACGAGTAATCCGTGCGGCACTTATTTGCATCCATGTGCTTTTTGATGTTAGATAAACTCCAAGTAATTATCCTTGTTTACCACATGATATTCTGCGTGCGGATATGCTTTTTGAAAAACTGTCGGGATAGCAGGCTTCTTGTTACCCCATTTGAATTCCAATGCTGTCAAACTATCTGAACTCTCTTCTATAAGGTCTATCTCCTGTTTGTCATAAGTGCGCCAGAAATAAAACTCTTTATGTAGCCCCTTATTGAAATTCTCTTTGCGTCGCTCTCCGATGATATAATTTTCCCACAATGCCCCGACATCCTGCCTGACAGCTATTGGTGAAAAAGATCCGATGATAGCATTGCGAATGCCGTTATCGTAGAAGTACCACTTTCCGGCTTTTGTCACTTCCTTACGAAGGTTGCGCGAGTAAGCACCCAGACGATAGATGACAAAGACTTTCTCCAGAAGATTCAAGTACTTTTCGGCTGTTGTTTTACTCATGCCAAGTTGTTTGCCTAACTCTTCGTATGAAACTTCGCTACCCATCTGAAATGCAATTAGTCGTAGCAAATCGCGCATCTTATTTGAGTTTTTCAGGCCGTCTATTGCCAATATGTCCTTTAGCAGATAAGCGTTGACAATGTCGCGCAGATAGTCAATCTTATTTTCATAATTATCCATCATTACCACTTCCGGATAAGAACCATAGATTAGTCGGTCCTCTATGTTCTGGCGGGTTTCAAAAGCGCTTTCAGTTTGTGCAATTTCCTCTTGCGAGAATGGGGTAAGAATAAATTGAGTGCTACGACCAACCAATGGTTCACCGGTCATGTTAAGTAAATCGAATGAAGAAGAACCGCTTGCCAGCACACATATACCTGGTATTTCATCAACAATCAACTTCAAAATACTGCCGATATATGGAATATTCTGTGCTTCATCGATAGCAAGCAAGTCAATACCGTTTAGTAAATGGCGATAATTGGCTATCGAGCGTTTTTCCAACAATGCCAATGTATCGTAATCTTCGCCGTTGAGCATCATCGTCCGACCGGGAAAATCGTTCACAATTTTACGCATCATTACCGTCTTTCCTACGCGTCGTGCGCCAAAAACCAACACAGCCTTATTGGGAGTGATTCGCGCTGTTATTCTCTCTTGAAGTGTTCTTTTGATTGTTCTCATAAACTTGACAGATTCTGAGGCAAAGATAAAAACATATTTTGAAATGGCGAAATTTACGCAAAAAACGTACTGACAAGTGGCGATTTTTACGATTTTACAGTCCAGATTATTCCAAATGAGTGTCGAAACTATCAGGTTCAGAAACCCATCCAAATGGCATATTCATACCATCCTTGCTGATTCTTACCTTGCGGAGTAAGTTGATAAAGAAGAGAGGAAACACGCTCGTCGCTTTTTTCGCCCCATAGGTCATCCTCAGATATGCTGTGTATTCCACCATTTTTGATAGGTTTACCTGTGACGTAAAATACATTTGGTTCGCCGCCCTGTATTTGTAGCAGACCATAATCAAGTGCTTCGGTCATAAAACTTTTATAATCTTCTTCATCCGAGAAGTATATTCCTGCACCAGTGTCAGTACATGCTGAAAATTCTAAGACACAAGCATGCTTTCTTATCTTCTCAAATTTGCTTATCCCATTTGTATCCCTTTCACACTCCAAGTAGTTTGCGTTTCGACCATAAACTATACTGATTTCGTCTGGATACACATTACCATCATCATTGTTACTATAATCTCCATCGTAGTAACTATAATTTAGAAGAGTAAGACCCGCAGCATCAGCTATTGCTTTAGGTGGTAGTTCTTCATTTTCTTGAATCTGTTGTAGTAGTGTTAGCAGAGTGTGAAATGTAGGTTTATTGTCGGTCTGCGCCGTTACGCAGCTTGATAGCGGCACGCAGGTGGTAAGGAAAATGAATATTATTCTTCTCATATTTAGTGTATTTTATAATGGATATTTATTATCAGCAGAACCTAATAAAGGTTATTGCCTACAAAAGTATAAAAAAAGCACACTGTAGAAAGTTTGCAGATATTTGGAACGCCCCACCTTTCTGGTATTATGAATATATGTCAGTATTTGGTATTATTGCGAATTGCTTCGCGACCGCCGTAAGGAGAAGAAGATGACACAACAACAGCTGGCAGATGCCGTAGGAGTGAAGCGTTCTTATATCGCCCGTGTAGAAAAAGGAGAAACGGATGTGCAACTGAGTAGTTTCCTGCGAATTGCCATGGTGTTGGGTATACAGTTGGTGCCCGTTCTGCGTTAGAGATTGTATAGGGGATGTTTTGGAAACTGCGTGAAAATACCCTTTTGCTAAAAAAACTAAAAATCGGATGAAAGCGGCAACTTTTGTGTAACTTTGCGCACTTTTGTAATAAAAACGAACGGAAAATATTCAAGTATGAAAAGACTACTTACTTTAGTTTTTGCACTTCTTGCCGCATTAGGCATAGCAGTGCCCGAAGCCTCTGCACAGCAGGGACCGAGCACTTACGAATGGGCTGAGCCCTATCGTAAGGAAGTAAAGATGAATTACGTTTATTCCTTAGAGGATGCCTTGAAATTGGCAAAAAAATCGAAGAAACCCATCTTTGTGAATTGCTTTGAGGACTGGGCTGTGCCCTGCCATCTGGCTAACCACTATTTCTTCAGCAACGAGGAGTTGTGCAAATGGATGGACGAAAACTTTGTTTGCCTATGGCTCAACACGCGGGCATCCGAAAATTTTCCCTTCCGCGAAAAGTATAAAGTGAGTGCAATGAGTTGCTACATCGTACTGGACCGCTTCGGCGAGGTGATACAGATGTACCGTGGTTTCAACAATTTGCCTACTGATTCCGCAAAAATGCCCGAGGCGTTCATGAACAATATGAAACTCGCGCTCAACGAAGAAACTTCCCTACGTGGTACGGCGAAGAAATATAACGCCGGCGACCACTCCAAGGAGATGACCTTCAAGTATCTTAAGGCGATAGAAGCAGCAGGAGAGGATAGTCTGATCAATGTGATGAGACCGGTATATTTTGAGATGCTCACGCCCGAAGAATATGCCCTGGAGGAGAACTGGACCACCGTGCGCCATTATGCACGCGACATCAATTCGCCCGTTTTCAAATATATCACGGAAAACCGCGAGGCGTTCGACAAGAATATAGGCCAGAAACGTGTGGACGACGTCCTCGCCTCAGGCTTTGTCAGCGAACTCATGCCCTACGTCATGGGTGAGAAGGCCTACGACAGCAAGCATGTGCTGGATATCTATCTCGCCATGAACAAGGCAGACATAGCAGATGACAATGACTGCTTCGTGATTTACGACATCGTAAAGACGCATGGTGAGCACAAATATGCCGAAACCATCGAAAGCCTGAAAAAACTCGACCTACGCAATAAGCCGATAATCGACATGTCGCTCAAATTCCCCGACCAGACACCTGAGGAAACAAAAATGCTCACCGAATACTTCAAGGCACGTCAGATGGAGTATGGCAGTGAGAGGAGTTCATACTTCCGTGCTTATCGCGACATGGTGGAAAACCTCAACCGCGTAGGTGGAATCAAGTTTGAGACAGGTACCCTCGAGACAGTCCTTGCCAAGGCGAAAGCCGAAGGGAAAATGGTGTTCGTGGACTGCTACACCACATGGTGCGGTCCGTGCAAGATGCTCGCCAAACAGACATTTACAGACGCCACGGTGGGCGACTACTATAACGAACGCTTCGTATCCATTCAAATCGACATGGAGCGCGGCGAAGGTCCCGAACTGGCAAAGCGCTTTGGTGTGGCAGCATATCCCACATTGGTTTATCTCAACAGCGACGGCACAGTCATCGCAAAGCAAGAAGGTTTCAGACGACCTGCCGAATTCCTTGCAGCAACAAAGAAAGCGTTGGAGGAGGCAGGTAAATAATCGGTAGTAAACTATTATTCAGACTAACATGAAGCGCAAATTATTGATGCTCTGCGCTGCATTGGCAGCCCTGTTACCTGCAAAGGCTTTTTATATGGAGACCTCTTACGGCATGGAAAACGGCAAGATGGTCGTAACAGCCGCCGTAAATGGGGTGCGGGGCAAGTTTATTGTCGATACCGGTGCGCCCTGTTGCCTATCTGCCAATTTTGCAAAAAAATGCGGCATACCCGCAGAAAGCGGCATACCTCAGCAGTCGTACGACTCGAATGGCAACATCGTGATGTCACATGTGGTGCAGGTAAGGTCATTTGCTTTAGGCGGTGTGGACTTCCAGCAGTTGCAAGCCATGAGAATGGCTCCGAACAGCGTCATAGACCAGTTTGGCATAGATGGCATAGTGGGCTACAACCTTCTCAAGCAAGGCAAGGCGAAATTCGATGGTCGCAACCGTCGCTTCATAATGTCGGATGATGATGAGAAACTCGGTATCGACTATAATTGTGGTGTCGTCATGGTGCCCGACCATTTTCTGGCACTTATCCCCGTGAGGATGGGTGTGCAGACCGACACCGTGATGTTCGACACGGGGGCGGAGAGCCTATATGAGATGTGCACCAAGACCTACGACAGGGTGCGCAGCGCAACGGCAGACATCAACCTTCTCGCCACAGGCAAGGGCACACTTTCGATGGGTGCAGCAGGAATGGAGGACGCATCGGTAAAGTACAGGCTCAAGATGCCGGAATTCAACATAGGTAACAGTGCTTTCGCCAATGTTACTACTATTACTACTGATGCCCACGACTCCCGTATTGGCAGCGAATTGCTCAAATTTGGCGACGTCATCATAGACTACGCTGAAGGCATCTTCTATTTCCAGCCTTACGAGCAGGAGAAAGTGCCCGATTGCTATCAGCCTGACTGGAACGTCGTGCCTGTCGTGATGGGCAACAAGGTGGTGGCAGGAATGGTGTGGGAAGTGCCGCAGAAAGGGCTTAACACCATGCCGCAGCCTGACATAGTGGCAGGCGACCAGATTGTAGCCATTGGCGACACACGTTGCGAAACAGTCGATATGCGCATGGCTACGACAACAAATCTTTTCAACATGAATCCCTACGGCACTAAGATTACGTACCGCAGTTCAAAAACGGGAAAAGAGGAAACAATGACGATAAAGATGCAGTAATGAATAGATACTTTATATATAGAGATTGCCCACAATGCCGATATGAATTGGCATTGTGGGCTTTATTATGGGTTATTTTGTTTTACTGAACATAGCCACTACCAAGACACACACCACAATTTTTCCTATGGTGGGAGTGTGCAGACATAGTTCTGTTGCATGTAGAGCAATATCTGTCATTCCCCCTTCCTGTGTAGTCTGGTTGCCAAATAATCTCATCCATCCCTTTTCCACTTCCCCCGCAGCTTGGACATTGACGCCTGCCGCTAGAACTTGAGGAACTTGAATTTGAATTGTTATAATTTATGCCGCCATTATTTAAGGGCATATTCATTTGAGCTGCAAAGTAATTACTTATGTTGTTGAAAAGTTTTCTGTCATTTTGATAGAATTCGCCACGTTTAACTCGTGAAAGATATTCTCTAGCATTAAACCCCCAAGCTACTGCATTTTCATATTTCGAAATAATTATTTCTTTATTCGTTTCGCGGGAAAAGTTGTCAAGATTGGACCAATTTATCGCCAACATTATTTCAGAAGTCAATCCATATAAAAAGCTTATTTCGCCACTTTTAATTCCTTGCGCCAAAAGATCTAATTCGGCTTTTCTTGCTGCGTCATTAGCTGCTCTATAATCCCCTTTTGCAATATAAGACTTAATGTTAATTTTAGCACCCATGAGTTGCCCTTGATTATAAGCATCTTGGTAGGCATTTGGGTTTGCAAAAGGGTTAAAGGGATTAATCCATTGGGCATTAAGGCTTAAAGCCTCAAAAAGCATCAGAAAAATGAATATTTTTTTCATGATTTATATTTTTTTGCCTCACACAGCACCGAAATGAGATTTTGTTATTAAATGAATGAAGCGTGGTGCTGATATGCTTCACTCTGATGGAGGTCGTGAGAATAACCTTGTAGAAAGTAAAACAATAATAGCCCACGCTTTATGCGCGAACCATTATACTCACTTGTCTACTTAGGAAGTTTCTCACGTTTCCATCACAAGACGAGCATAACGCTTCGTTGTTATAATCACTGATTGAGTATTACTCAATCGTGGCACAAAAATACATATTTTTTATAAAAAATGCAAATTGGATTTTTTATTGGTAAAAAAAGGAGACAGAGAAAAAAGTCTCATTAGAGGTATGTGAATACAAATTGTGCGACTTTTTGAATGCGAAAGAATTTACACAGCATTGTCTTTGATGTTTAACGCTCATTATTAAAAACGTTTGTAAGTTGACTTCGTCCATTCGTATTTCGCGTTTCAAAAACAATAGTCTTTCACGTTCTAAATTATAAAAAGTAAGTCCCTCATGTCATCAACATAAATAC
Encoded here:
- a CDS encoding THUMP domain-containing class I SAM-dependent RNA methyltransferase; the encoded protein is MEKFEIIAKTFQGIEDVLAGELEELGAENISKGHRMVTFTGDKEMLYRANFCLRTAVRVLKPILHFNAKTADDVYDAVRKVEWSDIMDLTTSFSVDSVVNSNEFRHSKFVAYKVKDAIVDYFREKTGKRPNISISNPELRLNIHITDNDCSLSLDASGESLHQRGYRVATVEAPINEVLAAALIKLSGWQYDCDLIDPFCGSGTILIEAALMARNIYPGIFRKKFAFENWKDFDPELLQNIYNDDSNEREFQHKLYGYDINNPNLEVAAKNCKSAGVADIIELQQRDFRKFVKPEEKAVIITNPPYGERLVSQDTLGLYKIIGERLKHEFGGGEAWIISSREECFDQIGLKPSIKIPLFNGKLDCEFRKYQMFEGKFNDFRAKGGDVKTAEEREKMAEKKRFRQNRESFKQRFEDEGRDYVDQDFVDANPDFLKLRNRHNDFERFRRGRARHEEKQKDERAGGFSGEKRERRNKPFGKGGAGHKGGGRKFTGGRRKDYDGD
- a CDS encoding serine/threonine protein kinase, translated to MAKSANFNVEEMLPLGTEINHGKYRIDSYLSQSRYSNTYIATRLDETKEKVVIKEFYVSGITGRAGNNITVGVYDAKYQDYFQYQRERFKIGAGRIKSLANPAIVKILDCFEDEGTAYYVMRMIEGETLSKRMKRLGKPFSVNAMSRYLDSLSTALEDIHGHKLVHLNINPDNVIIDGSDHAVLIGFNPGRDISNELTPGQIPEELPKNDNGSYSPLEQINGDNEKIGAKTDIYGLGMLLYNCLTGKVPPTADEIADPNAMKYDERVTPQMQHLIARMTNPNWENRMASIEDVLRYLGTEITYTGGGNDNGGSRRGAQIVFILFVLAVLGAIVFGIVRMCSSDSDEDNIVIMDGGTPEQVHDIQKNAEEKKDTVDANKTEAGQKEEVKKEEEKPAPEATEQKTEEAKQPEQQPAPALSGETEYLKKNDVWSSSTNANSKSLVSAIQKGEADGILNHPYSKLNDKTRQNGYWLQIVDRVKEMKAQGRDAELKAALQSVYKDPLNLREVNDKLARMKK
- a CDS encoding ATP-binding protein — encoded protein: MRTIKRTLQERITARITPNKAVLVFGARRVGKTVMMRKIVNDFPGRTMMLNGEDYDTLALLEKRSIANYRHLLNGIDLLAIDEAQNIPYIGSILKLIVDEIPGICVLASGSSSFDLLNMTGEPLVGRSTQFILTPFSQEEIAQTESAFETRQNIEDRLIYGSYPEVVMMDNYENKIDYLRDIVNAYLLKDILAIDGLKNSNKMRDLLRLIAFQMGSEVSYEELGKQLGMSKTTAEKYLNLLEKVFVIYRLGAYSRNLRKEVTKAGKWYFYDNGIRNAIIGSFSPIAVRQDVGALWENYIIGERRKENFNKGLHKEFYFWRTYDKQEIDLIEESSDSLTALEFKWGNKKPAIPTVFQKAYPHAEYHVVNKDNYLEFI
- a CDS encoding thioredoxin family protein, with amino-acid sequence MKRLLTLVFALLAALGIAVPEASAQQGPSTYEWAEPYRKEVKMNYVYSLEDALKLAKKSKKPIFVNCFEDWAVPCHLANHYFFSNEELCKWMDENFVCLWLNTRASENFPFREKYKVSAMSCYIVLDRFGEVIQMYRGFNNLPTDSAKMPEAFMNNMKLALNEETSLRGTAKKYNAGDHSKEMTFKYLKAIEAAGEDSLINVMRPVYFEMLTPEEYALEENWTTVRHYARDINSPVFKYITENREAFDKNIGQKRVDDVLASGFVSELMPYVMGEKAYDSKHVLDIYLAMNKADIADDNDCFVIYDIVKTHGEHKYAETIESLKKLDLRNKPIIDMSLKFPDQTPEETKMLTEYFKARQMEYGSERSSYFRAYRDMVENLNRVGGIKFETGTLETVLAKAKAEGKMVFVDCYTTWCGPCKMLAKQTFTDATVGDYYNERFVSIQIDMERGEGPELAKRFGVAAYPTLVYLNSDGTVIAKQEGFRRPAEFLAATKKALEEAGK
- a CDS encoding retropepsin-like aspartic protease, encoding MKRKLLMLCAALAALLPAKAFYMETSYGMENGKMVVTAAVNGVRGKFIVDTGAPCCLSANFAKKCGIPAESGIPQQSYDSNGNIVMSHVVQVRSFALGGVDFQQLQAMRMAPNSVIDQFGIDGIVGYNLLKQGKAKFDGRNRRFIMSDDDEKLGIDYNCGVVMVPDHFLALIPVRMGVQTDTVMFDTGAESLYEMCTKTYDRVRSATADINLLATGKGTLSMGAAGMEDASVKYRLKMPEFNIGNSAFANVTTITTDAHDSRIGSELLKFGDVIIDYAEGIFYFQPYEQEKVPDCYQPDWNVVPVVMGNKVVAGMVWEVPQKGLNTMPQPDIVAGDQIVAIGDTRCETVDMRMATTTNLFNMNPYGTKITYRSSKTGKEETMTIKMQ